The proteins below are encoded in one region of Hordeum vulgare subsp. vulgare chromosome 3H, MorexV3_pseudomolecules_assembly, whole genome shotgun sequence:
- the LOC123445366 gene encoding cullin-1-like, with the protein MNAHLSFEDGWKVLEQGILTCSKILEGSTGTRPTVAEYMNCYDCAYRMAVQTTSYCEEMYNGYRTTLAESVRALVLPHLMHKRDDYLLRQLEKMWSNYCIMVKCISGFFNYLDRCFVEQRKLPCLEDTAATSFFSTVFSFFSHEVSEALLTLIRQERDGSNVDMDILMVIMRGICRSEVKSFMRNAVVQDTYAYYSRKSSEWIVQYPLQDYLAMVQDCMEKETMRLMSYLHIPEGDSTELCLKVVSAPLMQMYDSYAREKQIGGQLLLQTYKTVEDDLLARCNRLTIDSGVDNSSGSYME; encoded by the exons ATGAATGCGCACCTCAGCTTTGAGGATGGCTGGAAGGTCCTGGAACAGGGCATTTTGACATGCTCAAAGATTTTGGAGGGTTCCACTGGTACAAGGCCTACTGTTGCTGAGTACATGAATTGCTATGA CTGTGCTTATAGAATGGCTGTGCAGACAACCAGCTATTGTGAAGAGATGTACAATGGTTACAGGACTACACTTGCAGAATCTGTTCGTGCACTG GTTTTACCCCATCTGATGCACAAGAGAGATGACTACCTTTTGAGACAGCTTGAGAAAATGTGGTCGAACTATTGTATCATGGTTAAATGTATATCTGGCTTCTTCAACTATTTGGACCGTTGCTTTGTTGAGCAAAGAAAGCTACCTTGTCTTGAAGACACTGCTGCCACTTCTTTTTTCTCGACA GTCTTTTCGTTCTTTAGCCATGAAGTATCAGAGGCTCTACTGACTTTG ATTCGCCAAGAGCGTGATGGAAGCAATGTTGATATGGACATCTTGATGGTCATTATGCGTGGCATATGTCGCTCTGAAGTCAAATCCTTCATGAGAAATGCTGTTGTCCAAGATACATATGCTTACTACTCCAGGAAAAGTTCTGAATGGATAGTTCAGTACCCTCTACAAGATTACCTTGCCATG GTCCAGGATTGTATGGAGAAGGAAACCATGAGATTGATGAGCTATCTGCATATTCCTGAGGGAGATAGCACAGAACTCTGTTTGAAG GTTGTTAGTGCTCCATTGATGCAAATGTATGACAGCTATGCAAGAGAGAAACAGATTGGTGGCCAACTTTTGCTTCAAACATACAAG ACTGTGGAGGATGATCTGCTGGCCAGATGCAATCGCTTGACAATTGACAGCGGCGTGGACAACAGTTCTGGCAGTTACATGGAGTAG